The following are from one region of the Penaeus chinensis breed Huanghai No. 1 chromosome 5, ASM1920278v2, whole genome shotgun sequence genome:
- the LOC125025468 gene encoding cuticle protein AMP1A-like, giving the protein MKFLIVACVAAVAVAAPQYSYGVPSAESSEEVAAPQTSYGAPRAASSEEVEFVPILRDDRVHEEDGTYNFDFETANGIRFSQAGSPDGDEDAVIKAGEYSYTAPDGTEVHVKYVANENGFQPQSDILPVAPEFPHPIPQFVLDQIAFAAEEDAARARAGDDSDEVAAPSTLYGRPN; this is encoded by the exons ATGAAGTTT TTGATTGTTGCCTGTGTTGCCGCCGTGGCCGTTGCCGCTCCCCAGTACAGCTATGGGGTTCCTTCTGCTGAGTCTAGCGAGGAAGTCGCTGCTCCCCAGACAAGCTATGGCGCTCCTCGTGCTGCGTCCAGTGAGGAGGTCGAGTTCGTGCCTATCCTCAGGGATGACCGCGTCCACGAGGAAGACGGCACTTACAACTTCGATTTCGAAACTGCCAATGGCATCCGTTTCTCCCAGGCTGGATCTCCCGACGGTGATGAGGACGCCGTGATCAAGGCTGGAGAATACTC ATACACCGCTCCTGACGGCACCGAAGTCCATGTCAAGTACGTGgccaacgagaacggcttccagccccagtccgacatcctgcccgtggctcccgagttcccccacccaatccctcagttcgtcctcgaccagatcgccttcgccgccgaggaggacgccGCCCGCGCCCGCGCTGGTGATGATTCCGACGAAGTTGCCGCCCCATCCACTCTCTACGGCCGCCCCAACTAG
- the LOC125025469 gene encoding cuticle protein AMP1A-like yields MKFLIVACVAAVAVAAPQYSYGVPSAESSEEVAAPQTSYGAPRAASSEEVEFVPILRDDRVHEEDGTYNFDFETANGIRFSQAGSPDGDEDAVIKAGEYSYTAPDGTEVHVKYVANENGFQPQSDILPVAPEFPHPIPQFVLDQIAFAAEEDAARARAGDDSDEVAAPSTLYGRPN; encoded by the exons ATGAAGTTT TTGATTGTTGCCTGTGTTGCCGCCGTGGCCGTCGCCGCTCCCCAGTACAGCTATGGGGTTCCTTCTGCTGAGTCTAGCGAGGAAGTCGCTGCTCCCCAGACCAGCTATGGCGCTCCTCGTGCTGCGTCCAGTGAGGAGGTCGAGTTCGTGCCTATCCTCAGGGACGACCGCGTCCACGAAGAAGACGGCACTTACAACTTCGACTTCGAAACTGCCAACGGCATCCGTTTCTCCCAGGCTGGATCTCCCGACGGTGATGAGGACGCCGTGATCAAGGCTGGAGAATACTC ATACACCGCTCCTGACGGCACCGAAGTCCATGTCAAGTACGTGgccaacgagaacggcttccagccccagtccgacatcctgcccgtggctcccgagttcccccacccaatccctcagttcgtcctcgaccagatcgccttcgccgccgaggaggacgccGCCCGCGCCCGCGCTGGTGATGATTCCGACGAAGTTGCCGCCCCATCCACTCTCTACGGCCGCCCCAACTAG